The stretch of DNA TGGTGTCGCCCATAAGGAATATCAAAGAGGCACGATTCCCAAGACCTATGAAATtcgatcccagccagagggatcccaatttatggtgtgaataccatggcacTAACGGCCACCGGACAGGGGACTGCCGAAACCTtcgggaagaagtggcaacactattaaagaatggtcacctcagagaattcttgagcaaccgagctaaaaacaattatggtcgtaGCAGAGGCAATGCTGAAACCTCtaaagcaggagaagaacctccacgccaaacgatcaacatgatcttcggagggaatgaaattaacggggtcaccttttcggcagcaaAGAAGGCAAAAGTATTGATAACTCATAGTAAAAAGCTCTGGGAAGACGCTCTCACATTCACGGATGAAGATGCAGACGGATTACTGCTGCtgcacaatgacgcactggtaatttctttaaatgtgttggattttaaaattaaacatgttttagtggatccaggaagttccgctaatatcatacaatggagagtattagaGTAAGATAAACTCACCAGAAGCATTATCCCGGCAACGAaactcctcgctggattcaacctcgcaagcgtgacaactcggggagaaattttgctgctcacgaacgcttagggagtaatgaagacaactctcttcgaagtggtagatggagaCATGAGATATaatatcatcttgggaagaccaaggctgcacgagatgaaagttgtgccttcaacatatcaccaactgtTAAAGTTTCCGACACCCGAGGGGATCAAAcagataaggggtgatcaaccagtagcaagggagatgaatgcaatttcggtttCCAGTATCAAAGGAAAGAAACATGCAGCAAAGCAATTACCGGAACCGATACCTGCCCCCGAGCTAGAGGAAGATAATCCGGGGATAGAAGAGTCGGAACAATAttaggtaccaaggtattttcaagtaccGGAAGAGACGGACGCGACAGAATCCACGGCAAAAGATTTGGAGCAGGTTGCATTGTTCGGAGTCCCGGAGCACATGTCTGCTTTTATtcaattccttaaaattaacgccgattgttttgcatggtcgcacgaagATATGACAGGCATCCCAACGAAGATAGTCATACATAAGTTAAGCTTGGATCacaacatacctccggtaaggcaaaaAAAAATGCCCTATTTctgaagcaaggaataaattcgtcaaagaagaggtaactcattTACTTAAGatcggttcaatccgagaggtaagatatccggactggctagccaataTAGTATTAGTacataagaaaaataataaatttcgtatgtgcatagattataaggatcttaataaggcatgcccaaaagactcattcccattgcGAAATATCGATAAGATGATTGATACTACGACCGGGCATGAGTTAATAAGTTTCCTCAATGATTATtttgggtacaatcaaatcaagatgaacctagAAGATCAGGAAAGACTTCATTTATAATGCGTTTTGgtatatattgttacaatgtgatgccctttgggctaaaaaacatcggagccacttatcaacggctcgtgaataagatgtttgaaaaacaaataggaaagactatggaagtatacatagacgatatgctcgttaagtctttgaatgcaggtgatcacttgaagcatttgcaagaaatattCGACATCTTGAgggagcataatatgaaacttaaccccgagaagtgtgcgttcggggtTAGTTCGGGTCAGTTCCTAAGATTCCTAgtatcacaaaggggaattgaggtaaatctcgacaaaatcaaggccatagaagacatcccggatcaattgtctaacgtaaaagaagtccaaaggctcacggggagattggcagctttgagcaggttgaTTTCATGTTCATtggaaaaatgtcatcgcttcttcgcactactcaaaaagaaaaacaatttcgaGTGGACACCGAAGTGTCAGCAAGCCTTgagggagttgaagaaatatttgtcaagccctccgttgctctcaaaaccaaaggAAGGTGAAATATTGCTActctacctcgcggtttcagaagttgcggtgagtgcagttttagtccaaaaggacgaaggtatgcaatctcccatttattacgttagaaAGTTTTAACGGGAGctgaaactcgctacccacatctgaaaaagctggccttagctctcgtagtcgccgctcgaaagctgaggccctactttcaatgccacccaatagctgtggtaactactttccctttgaggaatatcctccataaacccgagctctcgggtagattggccaaatgggccatcaaaaTGCACGAATTCGATATAGAGTATAAACCGAGGACTGTAATTAAGTCaaaagtcttggctgacttcgtggacGACTTCAGTCCGGGACTA from Nicotiana tomentosiformis chromosome 11, ASM39032v3, whole genome shotgun sequence encodes:
- the LOC138901089 gene encoding uncharacterized protein, whose amino-acid sequence is MKFDPSQRDPNLWCEYHGTNGHRTGDCRNLREEVATLLKNGHLREFLSNRAKNNYGRSRGNAETSKAGEEPPRQTINMIFGGNEINGVTFSAAKKAKVLITHSKKLWEDALTFTDEDADGLLLLHNDALVISLNVLDFKIKHVLVDPGSSANIIQWRVLE